A genome region from Oenanthe melanoleuca isolate GR-GAL-2019-014 chromosome 2, OMel1.0, whole genome shotgun sequence includes the following:
- the LOC130248827 gene encoding sodium-dependent neutral amino acid transporter B(0)AT3-like, whose product MSKDLSAGPEIPKEDGRPKWDNKFQYILSCIGFAVGLGNVWRFPYLCQIHGGGAFLIPYFIALLFEGIPLLHLELALGQYLRKGSIGAWNTISPYLGGIGVASWMVSVLISLFYNTVLTWVMWYFINSFQEPLPWSVCPLNKNRTGFNEECYESTAVNYFWYRKTLNITPDIAESGKLQWWLILCLAACWAIVYLCTIRGIETTGKAIYVTAIFPYLVLTIFLIQGLTLPGATEGLIYLFTPNLSTLKNPRVWLDAATQIFFSLSLGFGGLIAFASYNPTKNDCEKDAVTVAIVNSMTSLYASIPVFSVLGFKATTAYWDCLDRNIINIINEFDLPEESIMRQNYTSWISFLNSSYPEKIAGLKLKSCDLQEFLDQSVSGTGLAFIVFTQAIILMPGSQAWAILFFIMLFSLGLSSMFGNIEGVFTPLLELQIVPKSAPKELLSGIICLISFLIALCFTLGSGSYWIDIFDRYASSVPLLVIAFFEVIGVVYIYKIKRFSKDVEWMTGRKLNLYWQITWRFISPLLLLIVFMAFVTLQLQKPPSYTAWNPKYEGFPMKEEKVYPPWVQAICVLLVALPCVCLPLVALFHLVKQKRRSKDPSLVPPEVFSCQGANINFSHPKE is encoded by the exons atgtcCAAAGATTTATCAGCAGGACCCGAAATCCCTAAAGAAGATGGCAGACCCAAGTGGGACAATAAGTTCCAGTATATTCTAAGCTGTATTGGATTTGCTGTTGGCCTGGGGAACGTGTGGAGATTTCCATACTTGTGCCAGATACATGGAGGCG GGGCTTTCCTGATCCCATACTTCATCGCTCTTCTCTTTGAAGGAATCCCCCTGCTACATCTGGAGCTGGCCCTAGGGCAGTACCTGAGGAAAGGCAGCATTGGAGCCTGGAACACCATCTCTCCTTACCTTGGAGGCATTG GAGTTGCTTCGTGGATGGTGTCAGTTCTGATAAGCCTGTTCTACAACACTGTTTTAACTTGGGTGATGTGGTATTTCATAAACTCCTTCCAAGAACCTCTTCCTTGGAGTGTTTGTCCTCTAAACAAAAACAGAACAG ggttcAATGAAGAATGTTATGAAAGCAcagcagtaaattatttttggtACAGGAAAACTTTGAACATAACACCTGATATTGCCGAGAGTGGCAAGTTACAGTGGTGGCTCATTTTGTGCTTGGCAGCTTGTTGGGCAATTGTCTATCTCTGCACAATCCGAGGAATTGAAACCACAGGGAAG GCAATTTATGTGACAGCAATATTTCCATATCTGGTCCTGACTATATTCCTTATTCAAGGACTCACTCTACCAGGTGCCACAGAAGGTCTGATTTACCTCTTCACCCCTAAT CTGAGCACTTTGAAAAATCCCCGTGTATGGCTTGATGCAGCTACacagattttcttctctctctctttgggTTTTGGAGGGCTTATTGCATTCGCGAGCTACAATCCAACAAA GAATGACTGTGAAAAGGATGCTGTGACAGTAGCAATTGTTAACAGCATGACATCCCTCTATGCTTCCATCCCAGTCTTTTCAGTTTTGGGGTTTAAAGCTACCACTGCCTACTGGGACTGCTTGGACAG GAACATTATCAATATCATCAATGAATTTGATCTTCCAGAAGAAAGCATCATGCGACAGAACTACACATCCTGGATTAGTTTTTTGAATTCGTCGTATCCAGAAAAAATTGCTGGACTCAAACTGAAAAGCTGTGATCTTCAAGAATTCCTTGATCAG AGTGTCTCAGGAACTGGCTTGGCTTTCATCGTTTTCACTCAAGCTATCATCCTCATGCCAGGCTCCCAAGCCTGGGCCATCCTGTTTTTCATAATGTTGTTCAGCTTGGGCCTTTCTTCGATGTTTGGAAACATTGAGGGTGTCTTCACTCCTCTTCTAGAGCTTCAAATTGTACCTAAATCAGCACCTAAAGAGCTATTATCTG gtatAATCTGTCTAATTAGCTTCCTCATTGCTCTGTGTTTTACACTGGGTTCAGGGAGTTACTGGATTGACATTTTTGACAGATATGCAAGCTCAGTGCCTCTTCTAGTCATCGCTTTCTTTGAAGTGATTGGAGTTGTGTATATCTATAAAATTAAAAG GTTCAGTAAAGATGTGGAATGGATGACTGGACGAAAACTCAATCTCTACTGGCAGATCACATGGAGGTTTATTagccctctgctcctgctaATTGTCTTCATGGCCTTTGTTactctccagctgcagaagcCACCAAGCTACACAGCCTGGAACCCTAAATAT GAAGGCTTCCCCATGAAAGAGGAGAAAGTTTATCCACCTTGGGTACAGGCCATTTGTGTGCTGCTGGTTGCCCTTCCTTGCGTGTGCCTGCCTCTGGTAGCACTCTTCCACCTGGTCAAGCAAAAGCGCAGGAGCAAGGACCCAAGCCTTGTACCACCAGAAGTCTTC